A section of the Candidatus Schekmanbacteria bacterium genome encodes:
- a CDS encoding glycosyltransferase family 39 protein, whose product MWNDEELYNGNIARDLIKGLSLPFFDYMFTPYHGGSLVIGILAVPFFLIFGETYFALKLVGLTISALGLIFFFLTIRRHIGERAALLSSLIYIFSPSLFTESTLVSWGNHTESICLVWIIYFLLLEFIENEHNSDKILYTLLLGAVSGFSLFFAYISLYAIAYSLLIFLMLNRGKLFWKKTSLYCASFTAGFSPWIYYNLTHHFEGLSIVKRYSIGEKGSSALTFIGKVLKYFTFDIPGLFDFYNPSSISFSPVQFVFYLIFIGGFILLIIENRKALFSIFQKTNPESEKSKPLNRETKEIILLGGFIAFTLFFLLSKVFTGDKLDDRLYGLRYITHIYPYAFLTLGLLTERFLSSKGRVWKSSGIILLAFFLIIGLLANRWIPDRSDPLKYSMMDGFSFMRFGWSIPKKYELDFNKYISIGEGIDAAYRHEYYSGIGMYIAGKGLIWKKHFEQYEPLYPLIDANLPYDLETYFYEGNGKEIGANSIFNLYKNSINNIKKFPEKFQRFGFIGMARAVDESTVPETDIKNIIRDVPEEYRIFFLKSLGERLLTEEGNLKATVTRVEKLSYSRLEKSAVYSGIGRSLIKQLHGNIKFAVDMTQDNSIPFFARAELLESLGEQFFTLYKQHLNLLPETIELLSKEEKEFIFRGIGLSMADKYGFYIPFIIREIEIPLGVTSAEFIMEGIGKALFIRYGYNIDIAENILRGAELNNYYPHLFEGFRKAASESSNFTAQKEDIKDIKLDR is encoded by the coding sequence ATGTGGAATGATGAAGAGTTATACAATGGCAACATTGCTAGAGATCTTATAAAAGGGTTGAGCCTTCCTTTTTTTGATTACATGTTCACACCATATCACGGGGGATCGCTTGTCATTGGTATTCTCGCAGTCCCTTTTTTCCTTATTTTCGGTGAAACTTATTTTGCCCTCAAACTTGTTGGACTCACGATATCAGCGCTGGGATTGATATTTTTTTTTCTTACCATCAGACGCCATATAGGTGAACGTGCTGCCCTGCTGTCTTCCCTGATTTATATATTCTCCCCGTCTCTTTTCACAGAATCTACTCTTGTATCATGGGGAAACCACACTGAATCTATCTGTCTTGTGTGGATAATATATTTTCTGCTTCTTGAATTTATAGAAAATGAACATAACAGTGATAAAATCTTATATACTTTGTTATTGGGTGCGGTTTCCGGGTTTTCACTTTTTTTCGCATATATCTCTCTTTATGCGATAGCTTACAGCCTGCTCATTTTTTTAATGTTAAACAGAGGAAAATTGTTTTGGAAAAAAACATCTCTATATTGTGCATCTTTCACAGCAGGATTTTCACCATGGATATACTATAACTTAACGCACCATTTTGAAGGTCTTTCAATTGTCAAACGTTATTCAATTGGTGAGAAGGGAAGCTCAGCTCTCACTTTTATTGGCAAAGTATTAAAATATTTTACCTTTGATATCCCCGGCCTTTTTGATTTTTATAACCCCAGCAGCATTTCCTTTTCTCCTGTGCAGTTTGTGTTCTATCTTATTTTCATTGGAGGATTTATTCTGCTAATCATTGAAAACAGAAAAGCCCTTTTTTCTATTTTTCAAAAAACAAATCCAGAGTCAGAGAAAAGTAAACCTTTAAATCGTGAAACAAAGGAAATCATTCTGCTTGGAGGATTCATTGCTTTTACCTTGTTCTTTCTTTTAAGCAAAGTTTTCACAGGGGATAAACTTGATGATAGACTTTATGGATTAAGATACATAACACATATTTACCCCTATGCATTTCTTACGCTTGGACTTTTGACAGAACGGTTTCTTTCTTCAAAAGGAAGAGTATGGAAATCATCGGGAATAATTCTACTGGCATTTTTTCTCATCATAGGATTGCTTGCTAACAGATGGATACCTGACAGATCAGACCCTCTCAAATATTCCATGATGGACGGATTCTCATTTATGAGATTCGGATGGTCTATTCCTAAAAAATACGAGTTAGATTTCAACAAGTATATTTCGATCGGTGAAGGAATAGACGCTGCCTACCGTCATGAATATTATTCCGGTATAGGGATGTACATCGCAGGCAAAGGACTAATATGGAAAAAACACTTTGAACAATATGAACCACTCTATCCCCTTATTGATGCAAACCTTCCATACGATCTCGAAACTTACTTCTACGAAGGGAATGGGAAGGAAATTGGGGCTAATTCCATATTTAATCTTTATAAGAATTCCATTAATAACATTAAGAAATTCCCTGAAAAGTTTCAGCGTTTCGGATTTATTGGAATGGCAAGAGCAGTGGATGAAAGCACCGTCCCAGAAACAGATATAAAAAATATCATCAGAGATGTACCCGAGGAATATAGAATATTTTTTCTAAAATCCCTGGGTGAAAGGCTTTTGACTGAGGAAGGGAATCTTAAAGCAACTGTGACAAGGGTTGAAAAATTGTCTTACAGCAGGCTGGAAAAAAGCGCAGTTTATAGCGGAATAGGGAGAAGTCTTATAAAACAGTTGCATGGAAATATTAAGTTTGCCGTTGATATGACGCAAGATAACAGTATCCCTTTTTTCGCAAGGGCTGAACTGCTTGAATCACTGGGAGAACAATTTTTTACTCTTTATAAACAACATTTAAACCTGTTGCCTGAGACAATAGAGCTTCTGAGTAAAGAAGAAAAAGAATTTATATTTAGAGGAATAGGATTAAGTATGGCAGATAAATATGGTTTTTACATTCCTTTCATTATAAGAGAGATTGAAATCCCTTTAGGAGTCACTTCGGCGGAATTCATCATGGAAGGGATTGGCAAAGCTTTATTTATCAGATACGGTTATAATATAGATATTGCTGAAAATATATTAAGGGGAGCGGAGTTAAACAATTATTATCCGCACCTTTTTGAAGGATTCAGAAAAGCTGCATCGGAATCCTCTAATTTCACAGCCCAAAAGGAAGATATTAAAGATATTAAATTAGACAGGTAA
- a CDS encoding acetyl-CoA C-acyltransferase: MEKVVIVSAVRTPFGNFGGILKDFTPAQLGGIAIKEAMNRIKLDPAKVEEVALGVNLPGSDRSIARQAELNAGIPDSVPAYTLDRACCSSLTAIGLESQNIMLGQIAVAVAGGAENMSQVPYFIHEARWGQKIGDITLKDQLVIKCPYSGVPRALQAGIESVEFGISREDQDRWALRSQQAWAKAFESGKFGDEIVPVPIPQRKGDPVMFSKDEPPRPETTIEQLAKLKTVYDSPTVTPGNAPGLNTGASAVVLMSETKAKELGLKPIATIVSHVRNAGHPQRIGSIPGYTAQIALKKAGLTIDDISLIEINEAFAAMPLISTKILGNNDDAKIAAIREKTNVNGGAIAIGHPTGATGARLVMTLAYELKRRGGGYALATICGGIGEGEACIIKV; the protein is encoded by the coding sequence ATGGAGAAAGTTGTAATAGTAAGTGCAGTAAGAACTCCATTTGGAAACTTTGGGGGTATACTTAAAGATTTTACACCCGCTCAGCTTGGCGGAATTGCAATAAAAGAAGCTATGAACCGTATAAAGCTTGACCCTGCAAAGGTTGAAGAGGTTGCGTTAGGAGTAAACCTTCCGGGCTCAGACAGGTCTATTGCAAGGCAGGCAGAGCTAAATGCAGGAATCCCTGACTCCGTTCCGGCTTACACATTAGACAGGGCATGCTGTTCAAGTCTCACAGCAATAGGGCTTGAATCTCAAAACATAATGCTCGGCCAGATTGCTGTTGCTGTTGCAGGTGGCGCGGAAAACATGAGCCAGGTCCCATATTTCATCCATGAAGCGAGATGGGGGCAAAAGATCGGGGACATAACACTTAAGGACCAGCTTGTAATCAAGTGTCCATATTCAGGCGTTCCACGTGCCCTGCAGGCAGGAATAGAATCAGTTGAATTTGGCATTTCAAGAGAAGACCAGGACCGATGGGCACTGCGCAGCCAGCAGGCATGGGCAAAAGCATTCGAAAGCGGGAAATTCGGCGATGAGATAGTGCCCGTACCCATTCCGCAGAGGAAGGGAGATCCTGTAATGTTCAGCAAGGACGAACCTCCGCGCCCCGAAACAACAATAGAACAGCTCGCAAAACTGAAAACTGTTTATGACAGCCCCACAGTAACACCCGGAAATGCGCCGGGACTCAACACAGGAGCAAGTGCAGTAGTCCTTATGAGCGAGACTAAAGCTAAAGAATTAGGACTTAAACCGATTGCAACTATTGTTTCTCATGTAAGAAATGCGGGCCATCCTCAGAGGATTGGTTCTATCCCCGGTTACACCGCACAAATAGCTTTAAAGAAAGCTGGGCTCACCATTGATGATATAAGCCTGATAGAAATTAACGAGGCATTTGCCGCAATGCCTCTCATATCAACGAAGATTCTCGGAAACAACGATGATGCTAAAATCGCTGCCATAAGGGAAAAAACAAATGTAAACGGGGGAGCCATCGCCATAGGTCATCCCACAGGCGCAACAGGCGCAAGACTTGTTATGACCCTTGCCTATGAGCTTAAGAGACGTGGAGGTGGCTATGCGCTTGCAACAATTTGCGGAGGCATAGGCGAAGGGGAAGCATGCATAATCAAGGTTTGA
- a CDS encoding VOC family protein, whose product MPKVKDVHRLGVIVKDLEKAVDFFVNNFGAKKGIVYRKDETENFPIVYDEIEPEGLKSCYVTLGQDFQIELMSPSKPDGNIAKLLEKRGEGILTVCFQVDSVDEAIKELESKGVRIVGKEQLNWITKIKMADGSIKEVPTPYVFVHPKDAFGLMIEIGLR is encoded by the coding sequence ATGCCAAAGGTTAAAGATGTTCATAGACTTGGAGTGATCGTAAAAGATTTAGAGAAAGCAGTAGATTTTTTTGTGAACAATTTTGGCGCAAAAAAAGGGATCGTATACAGAAAAGATGAAACTGAAAATTTTCCGATCGTATATGATGAAATAGAACCTGAAGGACTAAAGTCATGTTATGTCACTCTGGGACAGGATTTCCAGATTGAGCTTATGTCACCTTCAAAGCCTGACGGCAATATAGCAAAGCTCCTTGAGAAGCGTGGGGAAGGAATCCTTACCGTATGCTTTCAGGTTGACAGCGTAGATGAAGCTATCAAAGAACTCGAATCAAAAGGAGTAAGAATCGTAGGTAAAGAACAACTTAACTGGATAACAAAAATAAAGATGGCAGATGGGAGCATAAAGGAAGTACCTACACCTTATGTTTTTGTTCATCCGAAAGATGCATTCGGGCTTATGATAGAGATTGGGCTCAGATAA
- a CDS encoding CoA transferase: MSNPRRPLDGIRVLGVENQVAGPYCTMMLAAQGAEVIKIESPGTGDSAREMGPIIKNAKGEKFSGYFLRFNRNKKGITLDINSERGKEIFKELVKESDVIVENFRPGFMDKNGLGYSVLREINPRIIYAAISGFGQMKGFEGPFQKRTAFDMVVQSMGGLMHNVGEEDGPPNWLGIALGDIYSGVMAAYGILLALMVREKTGEGQFIDSSMYDNMISLNERALTAYSLTGNIMGRGKESLVYPIGPYKVKDGYVAMIIPIESIWGKLCQTIGREDLAKDERFNSGPNRAKNAGILKPIIDEWMKDKTKKEATDLLLQGGVPVGPVQDSKDIFECPHANARQMFPEIEQTPIGKVKIVDLPLKMSGVDKVKPGPAPLLGQNTDEVLSNILNLSADQIAKLRAEKIV; this comes from the coding sequence ATGAGCAATCCGAGACGCCCCCTTGACGGCATAAGGGTTCTGGGCGTGGAAAACCAGGTAGCAGGACCATATTGTACGATGATGCTGGCTGCACAGGGCGCAGAAGTAATAAAGATAGAATCTCCGGGCACAGGGGACTCAGCAAGAGAAATGGGTCCCATAATAAAAAATGCTAAGGGAGAAAAATTCAGCGGCTATTTCCTCCGTTTCAACAGAAACAAGAAGGGAATTACCCTTGATATCAACAGCGAGCGTGGAAAAGAGATTTTCAAAGAACTTGTCAAAGAAAGCGACGTAATTGTTGAGAATTTCAGGCCTGGATTCATGGATAAAAATGGTCTCGGCTACAGCGTTCTGCGTGAGATAAATCCAAGAATAATATATGCCGCCATAAGCGGTTTCGGACAGATGAAGGGATTCGAAGGGCCATTTCAGAAAAGAACTGCTTTTGACATGGTTGTACAGTCAATGGGCGGACTGATGCACAATGTGGGAGAAGAGGACGGCCCTCCGAACTGGCTGGGTATTGCTCTGGGTGATATATACTCAGGGGTAATGGCTGCTTACGGAATACTTCTTGCATTAATGGTGCGCGAGAAGACCGGAGAGGGACAGTTCATAGACAGCTCTATGTACGACAACATGATATCCCTTAATGAAAGAGCCCTAACTGCATACTCCCTTACAGGCAATATCATGGGACGCGGTAAGGAGTCTCTTGTATACCCAATCGGACCATACAAGGTTAAGGACGGATATGTAGCAATGATTATTCCCATTGAATCTATCTGGGGAAAGCTTTGTCAGACCATAGGCAGGGAAGATCTTGCAAAAGACGAAAGATTTAACTCCGGCCCCAATAGGGCAAAGAATGCAGGCATATTGAAGCCAATCATAGACGAATGGATGAAGGACAAAACAAAGAAGGAGGCAACAGATCTTCTCCTTCAGGGTGGAGTCCCCGTAGGACCAGTACAGGACTCAAAAGATATCTTCGAGTGCCCCCATGCAAATGCAAGGCAGATGTTCCCTGAAATCGAACAGACTCCAATAGGAAAAGTAAAGATCGTTGACCTGCCACTTAAGATGTCAGGTGTTGACAAGGTAAAGCCAGGACCTGCCCCGCTCCTCGGCCAGAATACGGACGAAGTGCTTTCCAATATACTTAATTTAAGTGCTGACCAGATAGCAAAACTCAGGGCCGAAAAGATAGTGTGA
- a CDS encoding polyprenol monophosphomannose synthase: MSENIILIPTYNEIENIGVIVNEILSTYDHQFDILIIDDNSTDGTKELVNELAHKHEGRVMVLNREKKEGLGVAYRAGMKIALAKNYKYILQMDADLSHQPQYLKNFLEAAKGADLVVGSRYLNGISIVNWPLRRLILSLWANKYVRFFTGLKLTDFTSGFRCFRSELLNKIPLDHMFSDGYAFLVELTYRSFHLNAKISEIPIVFIERRNGESKINYTVCLEAAVIPLKLRFKKLLGTL; this comes from the coding sequence ATGTCTGAAAATATAATACTAATTCCGACTTATAACGAGATTGAAAACATAGGTGTCATAGTAAATGAGATCCTATCAACTTACGACCACCAGTTTGACATTCTTATTATTGATGACAATTCTACTGACGGAACCAAAGAACTTGTAAATGAACTTGCGCACAAACATGAGGGGCGTGTCATGGTGCTTAACAGAGAGAAAAAGGAAGGCCTCGGTGTTGCGTACAGAGCAGGAATGAAGATCGCCCTTGCGAAAAATTACAAATACATTTTGCAGATGGATGCTGACCTTTCACATCAGCCTCAATATCTGAAAAATTTTCTTGAGGCGGCAAAAGGTGCAGACCTTGTCGTTGGTTCAAGATATCTTAACGGAATAAGCATAGTTAACTGGCCTCTCCGCAGGCTCATTTTAAGTCTCTGGGCAAACAAATACGTGAGATTTTTTACAGGTCTAAAGCTTACAGATTTTACAAGTGGCTTCAGATGTTTCAGAAGCGAGCTTTTAAACAAAATCCCTCTGGACCATATGTTCTCCGATGGCTATGCTTTCCTCGTAGAGCTGACATACCGCTCGTTCCATCTGAATGCAAAGATAAGCGAGATACCTATAGTCTTCATTGAACGTCGCAACGGGGAATCAAAGATAAACTACACTGTTTGCCTTGAGGCTGCAGTTATCCCTCTGAAGCTGAGATTTAAAAAACTTCTGGGAACTTTGTAA
- a CDS encoding methylmalonyl-CoA mutase, whose amino-acid sequence MDKNELKKIEQQKLEWEKNELADYLKTAPERAKQFETNSEIPVERVYTPIELDKEGFDFEKDLGFPGQFPYTRGITPSMFRSQLWTMGQYSGFGSAEDTNKRYKYLLAQGQKGNSVAFDLPTQLGYDSDHPVASGEVGKVGAAVDTLRDFEILFDGISIGEIRQSMTINATATIILSMYIAIAEKQGIPKSDIEVFMQNDILKEYVARGAYIFPVKPSIKLVTDIYEYCSKYMPKSSPQRICGYHMREAGSNAVQELAFTLANAISYLTAAKERGLNIDDFAHGLLIFLSGDGEFFEEIAKFRACRRMWAKMMRERFGAKDPRSMQVRFFGYTAGSTMTAQQPLNNIIRATIESMAMLLGGGNIIFVSSYDESLALPSEESVTIALRTQQIIAEESGIAKTVDPIGGSYYVETLTNRLEKEALKYIQKIDEMGGSVIAIEKGYIQEEIARESYKMQKKIEKGEKAIVGVNKYRDNKQQKTAILKVDPDVERNQKERLRQVKRDRDNEKVKQILSKIKEVAVTKENIMPTMIEAVKCYASIGEISDALREVYGKYEGKVYL is encoded by the coding sequence ATGGACAAGAACGAACTAAAGAAAATTGAGCAGCAGAAGCTGGAATGGGAAAAAAATGAACTTGCTGATTATTTAAAAACAGCACCTGAACGGGCTAAACAATTTGAGACAAACTCAGAAATCCCTGTTGAAAGGGTCTATACGCCAATTGAACTTGATAAAGAGGGATTTGATTTTGAAAAAGACCTGGGATTTCCCGGACAGTTTCCTTATACCCGGGGCATAACTCCATCCATGTTCAGAAGCCAGCTATGGACAATGGGTCAATACTCCGGGTTCGGCAGTGCCGAAGATACAAACAAAAGATATAAGTATCTTCTTGCGCAGGGACAGAAGGGAAACAGCGTAGCTTTCGATCTTCCTACGCAGTTGGGTTACGACTCCGACCATCCGGTTGCAAGCGGCGAAGTCGGAAAAGTTGGCGCGGCTGTTGATACCCTTCGCGATTTTGAGATACTCTTTGACGGTATTTCCATAGGTGAAATACGCCAGTCTATGACTATCAATGCAACGGCTACAATAATACTTTCCATGTATATTGCAATCGCTGAAAAACAGGGAATACCCAAAAGCGATATCGAAGTATTCATGCAGAATGATATCCTAAAAGAATACGTTGCCCGCGGAGCTTACATATTTCCGGTAAAGCCATCAATAAAACTCGTTACAGATATTTATGAATATTGTTCTAAATATATGCCAAAATCATCACCTCAGCGGATTTGCGGCTACCATATGCGCGAAGCAGGCTCAAATGCCGTACAGGAGCTGGCATTTACGCTTGCCAATGCCATAAGCTACCTGACTGCCGCAAAGGAAAGAGGTTTGAACATCGACGACTTTGCACATGGGCTTCTTATATTCCTCTCAGGCGATGGTGAGTTTTTCGAAGAGATAGCAAAGTTCAGGGCATGCCGCAGGATGTGGGCAAAGATGATGAGGGAAAGGTTCGGAGCCAAAGACCCCCGTTCGATGCAGGTAAGGTTTTTCGGCTACACGGCCGGTTCAACAATGACAGCCCAGCAGCCTTTGAATAATATAATAAGAGCAACCATTGAATCAATGGCAATGCTTTTGGGCGGTGGAAATATCATATTTGTATCGTCGTATGATGAATCTCTGGCGCTCCCCTCGGAAGAGTCGGTCACAATAGCTCTGAGAACGCAGCAGATAATAGCTGAAGAATCCGGAATTGCAAAAACCGTTGATCCTATCGGCGGCTCATATTATGTAGAAACTCTTACAAACAGGCTTGAAAAAGAAGCTCTCAAATATATCCAGAAAATAGATGAAATGGGAGGCTCCGTAATAGCAATAGAAAAAGGATATATCCAGGAAGAGATAGCGAGAGAATCGTACAAGATGCAGAAGAAAATTGAGAAGGGGGAAAAGGCGATCGTAGGTGTCAATAAATACAGAGACAATAAACAGCAGAAGACTGCGATACTCAAGGTCGACCCTGATGTAGAGAGAAATCAGAAAGAACGCTTAAGGCAGGTTAAAAGAGACAGAGACAACGAAAAGGTAAAACAAATACTCTCAAAAATAAAAGAAGTGGCTGTGACAAAAGAGAATATCATGCCAACAATGATAGAAGCTGTAAAATGCTATGCAAGCATTGGTGAAATAAGCGATGCACTTCGCGAGGTATATGGGAAATACGAAGGGAAAGTCTATTTATAG
- a CDS encoding 3'-phosphoesterase, translating to MPLEQYRKKRNFKKTTEPSGEDFPPRGENLIYTIQEHHASHLHYDLRLEIEGVLKSWAIPKEPDLSGIAKRLAVQTEDHPIGYENFEGEIPEGEYGAGDVKIWDKGTWAPLEIKDDRIIAEICGEKIIGVWCLIKLKKDKFSKKDASSQNWLFFKKKEKKK from the coding sequence ATGCCTCTTGAACAATACAGGAAGAAGAGGAATTTTAAAAAAACCACTGAACCTTCGGGCGAAGATTTCCCCCCCAGAGGTGAAAATCTTATCTACACAATTCAGGAGCACCATGCATCGCACCTCCATTATGATTTAAGACTTGAGATTGAAGGAGTACTAAAGTCCTGGGCGATCCCTAAAGAACCTGATCTTTCCGGCATTGCAAAACGCCTTGCAGTTCAGACTGAAGACCATCCGATCGGCTATGAAAACTTTGAGGGGGAAATTCCGGAAGGTGAATATGGTGCAGGAGATGTAAAAATATGGGATAAGGGAACATGGGCTCCACTTGAAATTAAAGACGACAGGATAATTGCTGAAATTTGCGGGGAAAAAATTATAGGCGTGTGGTGCCTGATCAAACTGAAAAAAGATAAATTCTCTAAAAAGGATGCTTCAAGCCAGAACTGGTTGTTTTTCAAAAAAAAGGAGAAGAAGAAATAA
- the nth gene encoding endonuclease III yields MAKKESQERVNEILAIVEKTYSDATIALECKNPFQLLVATILSAQCTDKRVNIVTKDLFKKYPTVQSVAEAVPSEFENDIRSTGFFRNKAKNIIATSNILVEKYGGKIPKTMEELTALPGIARKTANIILTFGFGIIDGIAVDTHVSRVSKRLGLTDSDNPEKIEQHLMAIIPKSEWGNFNSRIIRHGREVCFARKPACGICPLNKVCPSAGKIK; encoded by the coding sequence ATGGCAAAAAAAGAGTCTCAAGAAAGAGTCAATGAGATTTTGGCTATTGTGGAGAAAACCTATTCTGATGCGACAATCGCACTTGAATGTAAAAACCCATTCCAGCTTCTTGTTGCAACAATTCTTTCAGCGCAATGCACAGATAAAAGGGTAAATATTGTTACAAAGGATCTTTTCAAAAAATATCCGACCGTACAATCAGTAGCTGAAGCTGTTCCTTCTGAATTCGAAAATGATATTAGATCAACAGGGTTTTTCAGGAACAAGGCAAAAAACATTATAGCAACATCTAATATTCTTGTTGAGAAATACGGCGGGAAAATCCCTAAGACAATGGAAGAACTTACAGCGCTTCCCGGTATTGCCAGGAAGACGGCAAACATAATCCTCACATTCGGGTTTGGGATAATAGACGGCATTGCGGTTGACACTCATGTAAGCAGAGTCTCAAAACGGCTTGGACTCACTGATTCAGACAATCCTGAAAAAATTGAACAACATCTGATGGCAATAATCCCAAAATCTGAATGGGGCAATTTCAACTCCCGCATTATACGGCACGGCAGGGAGGTTTGCTTTGCCAGAAAGCCTGCATGCGGTATTTGTCCATTGAACAAAGTCTGCCCGTCTGCCGGCAAAATCAAATAA
- a CDS encoding aldehyde ferredoxin oxidoreductase family protein, with product MKGWTGKILRINLTESKCTVEPLNEDLAKKYIGGRGIASKMLLDEIDATIDPLSPDNKLFIMTGPLTGTGAPCAARFMVVTKSPQTGTIACSNSGGYWGPELKAAGFDGIILEGKSPKPIYIWINNDKIELKDASELWGMNTHETTKALKSKTDHRAKVACIGPAGEKLVLMAAIINDMNRSAARSGVGAVMGSKNVKAIAVRGTKGFAVADGFRDVNVEISNLFKGDVAKGYGYFGTPMAVDYCNAVGIFPTNNYREGVFAGAPNLNGQAIRDKILVRKRSCHGCVLGCGRVTRVKEEGFEGTGEGPEYETIYAFGSTCGIDNINAVAKANYICNELGMDSISVGVTIATAMELFELGLISEKEVGMPLKFGDAKAMVELTRKTGLREGFGDLLALGSYRLAEKYGRPELSMTSKKMEISAYDPRGAKGMALTYSTNPRGGDHTRGATVFAELFGIPKKVKAKITEGKAELARDFQNLNAAIDSTGACLFATVVVQHEPFTKLISAATGHNFTLDDYIKAGERIFNVERLFNVKAGFTRKDDSLPPRVISEPMSEGPSKGETVDFEPMLTEYYALRGWDNNGVPTKEKISELGI from the coding sequence ATGAAAGGATGGACTGGAAAAATCCTTAGGATAAATCTTACGGAAAGCAAGTGTACTGTTGAGCCTTTAAACGAGGACCTTGCAAAAAAATATATAGGTGGAAGAGGAATTGCGTCAAAGATGCTCTTGGATGAGATTGATGCAACTATAGACCCGCTTTCCCCAGATAACAAATTGTTTATAATGACCGGTCCGCTTACAGGGACAGGTGCTCCCTGCGCAGCAAGATTCATGGTTGTGACTAAATCTCCACAGACCGGGACAATTGCATGTTCCAATTCAGGCGGATACTGGGGACCGGAGTTAAAGGCTGCTGGTTTCGATGGCATAATCCTTGAAGGAAAGTCTCCAAAGCCAATCTATATCTGGATCAACAACGACAAGATTGAATTGAAGGATGCATCTGAGCTTTGGGGGATGAATACCCATGAGACTACAAAAGCCCTAAAATCAAAGACAGATCACAGGGCAAAGGTTGCATGTATCGGACCTGCCGGAGAAAAGCTTGTTCTAATGGCAGCAATAATAAATGACATGAACAGGTCTGCTGCCAGGTCAGGTGTTGGTGCAGTGATGGGTTCAAAAAATGTTAAAGCTATCGCTGTGAGAGGTACAAAGGGTTTTGCAGTGGCTGACGGGTTCAGGGATGTGAATGTTGAGATTTCAAACCTCTTCAAAGGAGATGTTGCCAAGGGGTATGGTTACTTTGGAACTCCAATGGCTGTTGATTACTGCAATGCAGTAGGCATTTTCCCTACCAACAACTACCGTGAAGGAGTTTTCGCAGGTGCTCCGAATCTCAACGGACAGGCAATAAGGGACAAGATACTTGTAAGGAAAAGAAGTTGTCACGGCTGTGTGCTGGGTTGTGGGCGCGTGACCAGGGTCAAGGAAGAAGGTTTCGAAGGAACAGGGGAAGGCCCTGAGTATGAAACTATATATGCATTTGGTTCTACCTGCGGGATTGACAATATAAATGCAGTGGCAAAGGCGAATTATATCTGCAATGAGCTAGGTATGGACAGCATATCTGTGGGTGTAACTATTGCGACGGCAATGGAACTTTTTGAACTCGGGCTTATAAGTGAGAAAGAAGTCGGAATGCCTCTTAAATTTGGTGATGCGAAGGCAATGGTAGAGCTTACAAGAAAAACAGGTCTTCGCGAGGGCTTTGGAGATCTCCTTGCACTTGGCAGTTACAGGCTTGCAGAAAAATATGGAAGACCTGAACTCTCAATGACTTCGAAAAAAATGGAGATATCAGCTTACGATCCGCGCGGTGCAAAAGGGATGGCGCTTACATATTCTACCAACCCTCGTGGTGGAGACCATACGAGAGGAGCTACGGTTTTTGCAGAACTTTTCGGTATTCCAAAAAAAGTTAAAGCTAAGATAACAGAGGGGAAAGCTGAACTAGCACGGGATTTTCAGAACCTTAATGCTGCGATTGATTCGACAGGTGCCTGCCTTTTTGCCACTGTTGTTGTCCAGCATGAACCTTTTACCAAGCTTATCAGTGCAGCAACTGGACACAATTTCACGCTTGATGATTATATAAAGGCTGGAGAAAGAATATTTAACGTTGAGAGGCTTTTTAATGTTAAAGCAGGGTTTACAAGAAAAGATGATTCCCTGCCTCCGCGCGTCATAAGTGAACCTATGTCTGAGGGGCCATCGAAGGGGGAAACAGTTGATTTCGAACCGATGCTTACAGAGTACTATGCTTTGCGCGGTTGGGACAACAACGGCGTGCCTACAAAGGAAAAGATTTCAGAACTCGGGATTTAA